One region of Populus trichocarpa isolate Nisqually-1 chromosome 4, P.trichocarpa_v4.1, whole genome shotgun sequence genomic DNA includes:
- the LOC7476324 gene encoding uncharacterized protein LOC7476324: MVARLQRRAAMGRRLHVLRTLTCSKSVQRKSVIMDALLYIYKLKLKLEAIKRELANLVAIKREYLSLMKQLQLPKKEVKVEKAEQGLLVRVTCEKGGDKLVSILEVFEEMGLVILNARVSSNLFFAMEAIVVADQEQHALHVKSITQAVTKAIERQ, encoded by the exons ATGGTGGCTAGGTTGCAAAGGAGAGCAGCGATGGGCAGAAGGCTCCACGTTCTAAGGACCCTCACCTGCTCCAAATCC GTGCAAAGGAAGTCTGTCATCATGGATGCTCTTCTGTACATTTACAAGCTCAAGCTCAAACTGGAGGCAATCAAAAGGGAACTTGCAAACTTAGTTGCTATAAAAAGAGAATACTTAAGTCTAATGAAGCAACTCCAGTTGCCTAAG aAGGAGGTCAAGGTAGAGAAGGCTGAGCAAGGACTTCTAGTAAGGGTGACATGCGAGAAGGGAGGAGATAAACTAGTTTCAATCTTGGAGGTCTTCGAAGAAATGGGCCTTGTTATATTGAATGCTAGGGTCTCAAGCAATTTGTTCTTCGCTATGGAAGCCATTGTTGTAGCTGATCAAGAACAACATGCTCTGCATGTGAAAAGTATTACTCAAGCGGTTACTAAGGCCATTGAAAGACAATAG
- the LOC7476323 gene encoding probable WRKY transcription factor 65 isoform X1, protein MDSRFIINPLICEQEENDNSTQESGPESSPSNDMKMASTSSPKRSKKAMQKRIVSVPIKDLEGPRLKGENASPPSDSWAWRKYGQKPIKGSPYPRGYYRCSSSKGCPARKQVERSKLDPTMLVVTYSCEHNHPWPPPSRSTHHHNSSPKHNTTKPEVSATQPENPESEPEEKFTDLGNGEPLISNTTTSDEFSWFGVMETTSSTILETPIFAEAEADADMASMFFPMREEDESLFADLGELPECSSVFRHHRRGVGPQVQTC, encoded by the exons ATGGATAGTAGGTTCATCATCAACCCATTAATATGTGAGCAAGAAGAAAATGACAATAGTACTCAAGAAAGTGGTCCAGAATCATCTCCTTCTAACGATATGAAGATGGCTTCCACTTCCTCCCCAAAAAGAAG CAAGAAGGCCATGCAAAAAAGAATAGTCTCAGTACCAATCAAGGACTTAGAAGGCCCAAGGCTGAAGGGTGAAAATGCTTCACCACCGTCTGATTCCTGGGCTTGGAGAAAGTATGGCCAAAAACCCATCAAAGGCTCGCCTTACCCCAG AGGATACTATAGGTGTAGTAGTTCAAAGGGTTGTCCAGCTAGAAAACAAGTAGAGAGGAGCAAGCTGGACCCAACAATGCTAGTGGTCACCTACTCCTGTGAGCACAACCACCCTTGGCCACCTCCTTCTAGAAGTACCCACCACCACAACTCCTCTCCAAAACACAACACCACCAAACCTGAAGTCTCCGCAACCCAACCTGAAAACCCAGAATCTGAACCTGAAGAAAAGTTCACGGATCTTGGAAACGGCGAGCCGCTTATATCTAACACTACAACTTCAGATGAGTTTTCGTGGTTTGGTGTCATGGAGACAACCTCTTCAACTATACTTGAGACGCCCATTTTTGCAGAGGCAGAGGCGGATGCTGACATGGCATCGATGTTTTTCCCGATGAGAGAGGAGGACGAGTCGTTGTTTGCCGATCTTGGAGAGTTGCCGGAGTGCTCGTCGGTGTTCAGGCACCACCGGAGAGGTGTTGGACCACAGGTACAGACGTGCTAA
- the LOC7476323 gene encoding probable WRKY transcription factor 65 isoform X2 produces the protein MSMLVFKKAMQKRIVSVPIKDLEGPRLKGENASPPSDSWAWRKYGQKPIKGSPYPRGYYRCSSSKGCPARKQVERSKLDPTMLVVTYSCEHNHPWPPPSRSTHHHNSSPKHNTTKPEVSATQPENPESEPEEKFTDLGNGEPLISNTTTSDEFSWFGVMETTSSTILETPIFAEAEADADMASMFFPMREEDESLFADLGELPECSSVFRHHRRGVGPQVQTC, from the exons aTGTCCATGCTTGTGTT CAAGAAGGCCATGCAAAAAAGAATAGTCTCAGTACCAATCAAGGACTTAGAAGGCCCAAGGCTGAAGGGTGAAAATGCTTCACCACCGTCTGATTCCTGGGCTTGGAGAAAGTATGGCCAAAAACCCATCAAAGGCTCGCCTTACCCCAG AGGATACTATAGGTGTAGTAGTTCAAAGGGTTGTCCAGCTAGAAAACAAGTAGAGAGGAGCAAGCTGGACCCAACAATGCTAGTGGTCACCTACTCCTGTGAGCACAACCACCCTTGGCCACCTCCTTCTAGAAGTACCCACCACCACAACTCCTCTCCAAAACACAACACCACCAAACCTGAAGTCTCCGCAACCCAACCTGAAAACCCAGAATCTGAACCTGAAGAAAAGTTCACGGATCTTGGAAACGGCGAGCCGCTTATATCTAACACTACAACTTCAGATGAGTTTTCGTGGTTTGGTGTCATGGAGACAACCTCTTCAACTATACTTGAGACGCCCATTTTTGCAGAGGCAGAGGCGGATGCTGACATGGCATCGATGTTTTTCCCGATGAGAGAGGAGGACGAGTCGTTGTTTGCCGATCTTGGAGAGTTGCCGGAGTGCTCGTCGGTGTTCAGGCACCACCGGAGAGGTGTTGGACCACAGGTACAGACGTGCTAA